One genomic region from Thermodesulfobacteriota bacterium encodes:
- a CDS encoding B12-binding domain-containing radical SAM protein codes for MGKPKLQIIALFQNLGDKQTYFASSPAPPLSGALVAGLTPPIVEVELLHEMVRPIDYNTDADFIALSFMDFCAPHAYEVAAKFRKRGKIVVAGGRYPSTFPGEVIPHMDAVVVGEAERMWPQVVEDMVKGKLKKVYEAPFAPSLENIPPPRYDLVEPQFAVPIVTEATRGCKYRCSFCQLTVKPAPFRCRPVEDVIRDLRASENLPFYKRKMAMLLDNNFGADMGYAKELLREIAKLKFWGIGVQFSFDCLQDDEFVELLHEARCGMAFIGLESLNEPSLSAVHKKQNKVQEYQELFRKLKERGILTFTGLMVALEEDTPEYYRTLPEKLDEIDPSAILTSIAIPIPGTPFHKQVEEEGRIFDRDLSHYDGDHLVFKPKHVSPEEVFEAYRKINRHFYSWKNILKRWWRFIRTMSQRGNHLWRLFRSLVLSFAFFKLSTFQRGHARKRVYPIVFEKGAASFREN; via the coding sequence ATGGGTAAGCCCAAACTTCAGATCATCGCCCTCTTTCAAAACCTGGGAGACAAGCAGACCTACTTTGCCAGCTCCCCAGCCCCTCCTTTATCCGGTGCTCTTGTGGCTGGATTGACGCCCCCGATCGTCGAGGTGGAGCTCCTCCATGAGATGGTTCGGCCGATAGACTACAACACAGACGCAGACTTCATCGCCTTAAGTTTCATGGACTTCTGCGCTCCCCATGCCTATGAGGTTGCTGCAAAGTTCAGGAAGCGAGGGAAAATCGTCGTAGCGGGCGGGAGATATCCCTCTACCTTCCCCGGGGAAGTGATCCCTCATATGGATGCCGTCGTCGTTGGCGAAGCGGAGCGTATGTGGCCTCAAGTGGTTGAGGATATGGTCAAAGGGAAGCTGAAGAAGGTCTATGAGGCGCCCTTTGCCCCTTCGCTCGAGAACATCCCTCCTCCCCGTTACGACCTCGTCGAGCCGCAGTTCGCCGTCCCCATCGTGACCGAAGCGACTCGAGGCTGCAAATACAGGTGCAGTTTCTGCCAGCTCACCGTCAAACCCGCTCCCTTTCGATGCCGGCCGGTCGAGGATGTCATCCGAGATCTTCGGGCGTCAGAGAATCTCCCTTTCTATAAGCGGAAGATGGCGATGCTCCTCGATAACAATTTCGGGGCGGATATGGGTTATGCCAAAGAGCTCCTGAGGGAGATCGCCAAGCTGAAATTTTGGGGCATCGGAGTCCAATTCAGTTTCGATTGTCTCCAAGACGATGAGTTCGTCGAACTGCTCCACGAGGCGCGATGTGGGATGGCCTTCATTGGGTTGGAGTCGTTAAACGAACCCAGCCTCTCTGCCGTCCATAAGAAACAGAACAAAGTCCAGGAGTACCAAGAGCTCTTCCGGAAGCTTAAGGAGCGAGGAATTCTGACCTTCACCGGTTTGATGGTCGCCCTCGAGGAAGACACGCCCGAGTATTACAGGACCCTGCCCGAAAAACTGGACGAGATTGACCCAAGTGCCATTTTGACTTCGATTGCGATCCCTATTCCGGGGACGCCGTTTCACAAGCAGGTGGAAGAGGAAGGCCGAATATTCGACCGAGACCTTTCCCATTACGATGGGGACCACCTCGTTTTTAAACCCAAGCATGTTTCGCCGGAAGAGGTCTTCGAAGCCTACCGGAAAATCAACAGACATTTCTATTCCTGGAAGAATATCCTTAAACGCTGGTGGCGATTTATCAGAACGATGTCGCAAAGGGGAAACCATCTCTGGCGTCTGTTTCGCTCCCTGGTCCTCTCTTTTGCCTTCTTCAAGTTATCCACCTTCCAACGAGGTCATGCCCGGAAGAGGGTTTACCCGATCGTTTTTGAAAAAGGGGCGGCCTCTTTTCGGGAAAATTAA